The genomic stretch ACTTTTGTCAACTTTGATCATTAAAAGTGAGTCTCTTTACAGACTCTGCGTCAAAAGGAAGATCTGTATGCATACTTCTTAAAAAGTACTAAAATATGAGTAACTACAGCGCCCCCCGGAGAGCGTAGACCTCCGCAGAGCCCAATAGTGCATCACGTGCTCCTGGGAGGGCTCCTGTGTGTTGATACATTGATACGTAGCCATTTCCGACTTGTTGTTCAGACACAAACGGCCGAtcttaacgaaagtgaaacataatttgtgtatcgGTCCCGTGATTCAGATCGACTgctgctacacacacatactacacaCTTCAAGTTTCATGAAAGTCTAGCCAGTAGTTTCTCTGTGATCCTGCTGATAAAGAGACAAATCGACAGACAAGCCAAACCTCCCTGGCGGAGGCTATAACGAACCCCCTGTGAACACTAAAGGGGTCCTTTAAATACAATTGTACATTCAGTGTGTATCCTTGGATCTAACAAACGTGTCGAGTGCATTTCCTTCATTGCAAAGCAATTTTTTTTTAGGAATCTTAAATCCTGCATATTTACCTTGCTGCATATCTTGCTGTGTTACTGGCACCTGTTGATTAGTGGAATAGTGTGGCGCCATTGTTAGGACTGTGTATGGCGTCCATTGTGCGTGtgcacaacataaataaaattggGACCCACTAATACAAAACTAGTTCCATTGCTAGAGGTCTATAACGCCACTGAGATCCCTTGAGTAATGCAGTGGTGGTGCAAAGAGCCCTTTGTTTTACTGTGATACTAATGGTGTCGTCAAGTGAAACGTGCACATGCTATATGCTGTGTTCTAATGATGCAAACCACTACAAAGGGATACAGTTGTTTAGTTACCAACATTCATAATGTTTTCACATTGCCAAACATTGATGGGAATCAAACCTGCAAATTAAATGCATGTCCAAAATGTTCCTGTTAATCCATCCTGACCAACATCTATAGAGAACATGCcgctgaaaataaatatatatatatataaatgaaatctCTGTCTGGCCGCTAGAAATAGTTTTCCTACAATATCTCATCAGTTCTCTCTCTCGTGCTTTTGTATTGCAGGTGGTGGGTCAGATCGATAAACTTACGTCCGACTTTGACTTTGACCTGGAGCCAGATGACTGGACGGTGGCCACAGCCAGCAGCACGTCCAGCAGCGAGCGAGGTTTGGGAGAGGCCTTCCGACTGGACTTCCTCAATGCAGATGTGCTCTCTGATAGCTGGGAGTTCTGCAGCTACCTGGAGGCTGCTGGCGCCGCCGGCCGCAATCCTGGTGAGCAACCAGGAGACCTGCGAACGGAGCTGGGCGGAGGGACCACACCCACCCTGACGCAGACCCCCACCCCGCCCCCCTCGACTGCCTCGGTTTACTCCCAGATGAACGGCGGGCTGCCCATCCCCAATGGGCCCCGCATTATTACTCCAGATTCATCCAGCGAGGAGGCCAGCAGCTCCACTCACAGCCACAAGACTTCTCGGACCTCCGGCACAAGAGAAAGGGTCCGCTTTAGTGACAAAATTCTGTACCACGCATTGTGCTGTGATgacgacgaggaggaggagcaagAGGAATTACAGGAGGACAATAGTGGCTGTGCTACACCAGAGAGCGATGGTGAACCCAATCTCCTGTCAAGCTCAGTCACCCCCAAACGTTCTTCCTCTGAGCACTCACTCCTCCATAACTGTCTGGACCCCTCCTATGTCTCCTCGTCAATGAAGGGGACGATGGGAGCTCACACACTACCCAGGAAAGGTCTCTTGAACCCCGGCTGCCGCAAAAAACTGTTACGAAATAGCAGCACACAAACTGTCTCTGACAAGAGCACCCAAACTGTACTGCCCTATATTCCaaccaaacagaaaacaaaggacCACTGAGAAAGCCCCAAGTTTATCATAAATCTCATGAAGAGGACTGtgcattatttaatattaaatacatagcTCATAGattaatacacaaataaattaattactaaataaataaatgatatatggGAAATCACTCGACTACCTAAAGTTATTCTGAGGCTCAGGGAAAACACGATGAAATGAAGGAAAGCAGATCACTATGATAAGTTACTGGTGGACCAAAAGGTTAGTGCCTGTtctaatgttaaaaaaaatacactGAATGGATTCCCTATGTGTAATCATATGAAACAATGACAGACATTATAAAAGCAATCATTTTTACAAGAACATTTAAGTGTTCAAAATTGGAAGTGAAGTATGAAGAGGTCCTTTCCCCTCCTCATACAATAGtagtcacaaaaaaaaaaaaaaaaaaaaaaaaaaaaggaaatgcttGTTCCTATTATGTGGATACAAAACGCTGCACATTCTGTACTCTGAATCTGTATAAACATTGTCTTTTTTCATGTTCCAGTTATTTGAAATGTCAAGGGGATTGTTGCTTTCAGCGGGATAATGTATCTAGATGCACATGTCaagcctcttcctctctttgatGTCAACAAACAAGCTTGAGCGAAGAgcctgaaaaaaaacaacactattTACCTGCCCTTGATTTTATAAATCATCTCAATGTGATCTCTTCTTGGTCTGCTGCAGAAACATAAGAGTGGCAGGTAGACAAACGGAAATATAAAGTCATTTGAGAATGTGCGGTCCACAAAAGTGACATTTCCAATTTCTTCTCTTCGTCTGTGCCTGGCAGTGACGTCATCAGACCTGCCATCTGAGCATTTGTGCACAAATAAGTGCTAAAGGTTTTGTCTCTCCATTCAGCGGCCCAGTGGGGAATTGAAGTCAGCAGAGAAGTGTTTTATTCACAGGGCTAACGCCAATAGCCATTCCTGATCAATATGTTAGAGGGAGGTTGCAGTGAGAGGTCTCTCTGCTGTGAATGCATGCCACTCTCCTGGGATCCATGAACAAAAACTCACCGTCAGACATATTTACTTACACTGAGTGGAACAAAAATTAGATCTGTGGCCCTAAAGAACTGACatttcagaaagtgtgtgtccAGCAGTGAGAGCTGGTGGAGGAAAGAGAGTGTGTTCCGGTTTCCGAGCAATAATCTACCCTGGGGAATGGCTTTGTGAGCCTGGCCCCTTCATCCTTACTTTCCTAACGTTGTGTTTTCAAGTTTGAACAGAAGAGAAGTAAAATGTCATAATCTTAAAGAGGTAACTCCTCGCTGACTCCTGTGAAGCTACTCTTTGTGCCTCTGATCACCTCATGTGGACTTAACCTTCCACAGTAGGCAGAGATGCTCGTAAAATCTGATTTATTCAAGTACTTATCCTAAAATATTTAACGCATCCCTGTGTTGGAAGGGAGTATTGTGAATTTGCTTTCACAGTCGTGCAATTGAACACAATGTGAAATGTTCTAATTTTCGtatgcacacactgtacatatactgtatattactgtatatatattgtacagtatatatgcagtaatatacagtatatatactgtatattactgcatatatactgtacaatatatatacagtaatatacagtatatgtacagtgtgtgtatatatatatatatatatattactgcatatatattgtacagtatatacactgtatattgcTGCATATAcagtgtacatactgtacagtatatatatatatatatatatatatatatactgtacaatatatatgcagtaatatacagtatatgtacagtgtgtgta from Cottoperca gobio chromosome 3, fCotGob3.1, whole genome shotgun sequence encodes the following:
- the insyn1 gene encoding inhibitory synaptic factor 1; translation: MSLSRASARDTSETPSPRELIRSHMKMVIDQLDGILKELKDVAKELREVVGQIDKLTSDFDFDLEPDDWTVATASSTSSSERGLGEAFRLDFLNADVLSDSWEFCSYLEAAGAAGRNPGEQPGDLRTELGGGTTPTLTQTPTPPPSTASVYSQMNGGLPIPNGPRIITPDSSSEEASSSTHSHKTSRTSGTRERVRFSDKILYHALCCDDDEEEEQEELQEDNSGCATPESDGEPNLLSSSVTPKRSSSEHSLLHNCLDPSYVSSSMKGTMGAHTLPRKGLLNPGCRKKLLRNSSTQTVSDKSTQTVLPYIPTKQKTKDH